From Trueperella pecoris, a single genomic window includes:
- a CDS encoding gp58-like family protein, with translation MEAAKTAAADAQAAAAAVAARLTEAETEIGQAREAASQAEATAREAEAVAGEAGVKVAGLESSVSQAQHRADTAYETARQVQTSSEARFTELTNSDNSLASSLSMMASDLNLRVRSGEIISQINISPETILIDGKRIHITGRTSIDDATITTAMIANAAITDAKIANLSAAKITTGTLAAARIAAGSITSDKLTIADGFIKTAMIADAAITDAKIGSLSASKITTGTLSAARIAAGSITSDKLTIATGFIQTGMIADAAITSAKIGALDAGKITTGVLNASRIGARSITADKLATNAIQVGLAGWTNSIRISPTQIAWYNGSTLEGTITSSGMRFYYGSRFIGWTGQQSKAGAADIRGISNSLEHTGDYISWSYKTTSTSTSYTTMLTLDPRGKFYGKSGIHLGAALRTHGHDFYTQGNRIIIPQDCTLNGVGTYPGWAGSSGRSKVVFHTNDLYVISGNTFYNMTSVFNRVKDLMSRMNSLISLLNQGWVKNINSGANGNITWNYFSNTGLSSMSTTLS, from the coding sequence GTGGAGGCCGCGAAAACCGCAGCTGCAGATGCCCAAGCGGCAGCTGCCGCTGTCGCTGCTCGCCTCACCGAAGCCGAAACCGAGATCGGTCAGGCACGCGAGGCGGCCAGCCAGGCCGAAGCCACAGCGCGGGAAGCTGAGGCTGTAGCCGGAGAGGCTGGCGTGAAGGTAGCCGGGCTTGAGAGCTCAGTTTCCCAAGCGCAACACCGTGCCGATACGGCCTACGAGACGGCACGGCAGGTTCAAACCAGTAGTGAGGCCCGTTTCACTGAGCTGACGAATTCGGATAACAGCCTTGCTTCGTCACTTTCAATGATGGCCAGCGACCTGAACCTGCGTGTGCGCTCGGGCGAGATCATCTCCCAGATCAACATCTCACCCGAAACCATCTTGATTGACGGTAAACGCATACACATCACCGGCCGAACCAGTATCGATGACGCCACGATCACCACCGCAATGATCGCTAACGCGGCGATCACCGACGCGAAGATCGCCAACCTGTCGGCTGCCAAGATCACCACCGGTACGCTCGCGGCTGCCAGGATTGCGGCAGGCTCTATCACCAGTGACAAGCTCACGATCGCTGATGGGTTCATCAAGACGGCCATGATCGCGGACGCAGCGATCACGGACGCGAAAATCGGCTCGTTGTCGGCCTCGAAGATCACCACCGGCACCCTGTCTGCGGCTCGGATCGCGGCCGGATCGATCACGAGCGACAAGCTCACGATCGCAACCGGGTTCATCCAGACCGGAATGATCGCGGATGCGGCGATAACCTCGGCGAAGATCGGTGCGCTGGACGCAGGCAAAATCACCACCGGGGTGCTTAATGCCTCACGTATCGGGGCGAGGTCGATCACGGCGGACAAGCTCGCAACCAACGCCATCCAGGTGGGGCTGGCGGGGTGGACGAACTCCATTCGCATCAGCCCCACGCAGATCGCCTGGTACAACGGGTCCACGTTGGAAGGGACCATCACCTCGTCGGGGATGCGGTTCTACTACGGTTCTCGTTTCATCGGATGGACCGGGCAGCAATCGAAAGCCGGTGCAGCGGACATACGTGGTATTTCGAACTCGTTGGAGCACACCGGCGACTACATCAGCTGGTCGTACAAGACGACGTCGACGAGCACCTCCTACACGACCATGCTCACCCTGGACCCCAGGGGCAAGTTCTACGGCAAGTCGGGTATCCACCTCGGTGCCGCGCTACGCACCCACGGGCACGACTTCTACACCCAAGGAAACCGGATCATCATCCCGCAAGACTGCACCCTCAACGGTGTCGGAACCTACCCCGGCTGGGCAGGAAGCAGCGGCAGGTCCAAGGTCGTGTTCCACACCAACGACCTGTACGTGATCAGCGGCAACACCTTCTACAACATGACCAGCGTGTTCAACCGAGTCAAAGACCTCATGTCACGGATGAACTCACTGATCTCGCTGCTGAACCAAGGCTGGGTGAAAAATATCAACAGTGGCGCAAACGGCAACATCACCTGGAATTACTTCAGCAACACCGGACTGTCGTCCATGTCGACCACGTTGAGCTAA
- a CDS encoding DUF1617 family protein — protein sequence MRFLLPAHQIRPSIALLDDMPLTGGASRARSKLIRLLEQTYASFAEDEYELVRAHAVCDEDGQPVIDDDGTLTLADPDHAAGFHAQHQALLAQRVEVEGPTYEHHGHDVLSFLDALEMELTGSAAAAYDALYDAITESLTRGEQHP from the coding sequence ATGCGTTTCCTCCTACCGGCACACCAGATCCGCCCCTCGATCGCACTGCTTGACGACATGCCGCTGACAGGTGGCGCGTCCAGGGCACGCAGCAAACTCATCCGGCTTCTCGAGCAGACCTATGCCAGCTTCGCCGAAGACGAATACGAGCTCGTGCGCGCCCACGCCGTGTGTGATGAGGACGGTCAACCCGTCATCGACGACGACGGGACCCTCACCCTGGCCGACCCGGATCACGCCGCCGGGTTCCACGCCCAGCACCAGGCGCTGCTGGCCCAGCGCGTCGAAGTCGAAGGCCCCACCTACGAGCATCACGGCCACGACGTCCTCAGCTTCCTCGATGCCTTGGAGATGGAACTCACCGGCAGTGCGGCAGCTGCCTACGACGCGCTCTACGACGCCATCACCGAATCCCTCACCAGGGGTGAGCAGCACCCATGA
- a CDS encoding phage holin family protein, with translation MSLKAIWATIQTGLAGVGAVIGAFLGGLDGLVYALIAFVVFDYITGVLAAIAERRVSSAIGFRGISRKILIFALIGLAHLLDVHVIGTPGALRTATVVFYLSNEGISLIENATRLGLPVPAHIRRALDLVTRDVTGKPDLEHHPNQTTTSAEKENL, from the coding sequence ATGTCGCTCAAAGCTATCTGGGCCACGATCCAAACCGGCCTGGCCGGGGTCGGGGCTGTCATCGGAGCGTTCCTCGGAGGCCTCGACGGCCTGGTGTACGCGCTCATCGCCTTCGTCGTATTCGACTACATCACCGGCGTGCTCGCCGCGATCGCCGAACGCCGCGTCTCCTCAGCCATCGGGTTTCGGGGCATCTCCCGCAAGATCCTCATCTTCGCCCTGATCGGACTTGCCCATCTGCTCGACGTGCACGTCATTGGAACACCCGGAGCACTACGCACCGCCACCGTCGTGTTCTACCTGTCCAACGAAGGCATCTCCCTGATCGAAAACGCCACCCGGCTCGGGCTGCCCGTACCAGCCCACATCCGCCGCGCCTTGGACCTGGTCACCCGTGACGTGACCGGCAAACCCGACCTCGAACACCACCCCAACCAAACCACCACCTCAGCAGAAAAGGAGAACCTCTGA
- a CDS encoding N-acetylmuramoyl-L-alanine amidase gives MKNWTTLEADENRLMNKHYSAGRSGRKINKVIIHHNAGNLTIKSIWDVWQTRQASAHYQVDSNGRIGQLVWDRDTAWHAGNWEANTTSIGIEHADISSKPWRISEACLDNGAHLVAAICHYYKLGRPVWGKNVFGHKHFSSTECPASLAGSQHAAYMARAQYWYDRMSGTKPAPTPPAKPTPPTPKPSANIDALADAVTRGDYGNGEERKRRLGANYAAVQKRVNEKLAGVSPAKPSVNIDALADAVIRGDYGNGEERKRRLGANYAAVQKRVNEKLGIG, from the coding sequence ATGAAGAACTGGACCACCCTCGAAGCCGACGAAAACCGGCTGATGAACAAGCACTACAGTGCCGGGCGGAGCGGACGGAAGATCAACAAGGTCATCATTCACCACAACGCAGGCAACCTCACCATCAAGTCCATCTGGGACGTGTGGCAGACCCGCCAAGCATCCGCCCACTACCAGGTCGACTCCAACGGTCGCATCGGCCAACTCGTCTGGGACCGCGACACCGCCTGGCATGCAGGCAACTGGGAAGCCAACACCACCTCCATCGGTATCGAACACGCCGACATCTCCTCCAAGCCCTGGCGCATCTCCGAGGCCTGCCTCGACAACGGTGCTCACCTCGTCGCGGCCATCTGCCACTACTACAAGCTCGGACGACCCGTGTGGGGCAAGAACGTGTTCGGCCACAAGCATTTCTCTTCCACCGAATGCCCGGCCTCCCTTGCAGGAAGCCAGCATGCGGCCTACATGGCACGCGCCCAGTACTGGTACGACCGCATGAGCGGCACCAAGCCCGCCCCGACACCACCGGCAAAGCCCACACCGCCCACGCCCAAGCCCTCCGCCAATATCGACGCCCTTGCTGATGCGGTGACCCGTGGAGACTACGGCAACGGCGAGGAACGCAAACGCCGACTCGGAGCCAACTACGCTGCGGTGCAGAAACGCGTGAACGAGAAACTCGCCGGAGTAAGCCCCGCCAAGCCCTCCGTCAACATCGATGCACTGGCTGATGCGGTGATCCGTGGAGACTATGGCAACGGCGAGGAACGCAAGCGCCGACTCGGAGCCAACTACGCGGCCGTACAGAAGCGCGTCAACGAGAAGCTCGGCATCGGCTAA
- a CDS encoding dihydroorotase has translation MAAELTAHHQLTQVKQLLERSILTPREAITVCQRLDAPDAPLAALQRASFVDYLEGLSDVWIQPETLSD, from the coding sequence ATGGCAGCCGAGCTGACGGCTCATCACCAACTCACGCAGGTCAAGCAGCTTCTCGAACGCAGCATCCTCACCCCACGCGAAGCCATCACCGTCTGCCAGCGCCTCGACGCCCCCGATGCGCCCTTGGCCGCCCTACAAAGAGCCAGTTTCGTTGACTATCTCGAGGGTTTGAGTGATGTATGGATACAACCTGAAACCCTGTCTGACTAG
- a CDS encoding recombinase family protein — MAAYARISMETERTPLSLSTQVSYYQQLIHDTPGWTFAGVFADSGISGTTTHRPQFQEMLALAREGAIDLILTKSISRFARNTVDLLETVRELKDLGVEVRFEKENISSTSADGELMLTLLASFAQAESEQISQNVKWRIWKGFEEGKANGFHLYGYTDSADGTDVQIIEEEAAVVRWIFDQYMKKISCEKMAAQLIADGRVPHLADNKLPGEWVRHILKNPHYTGDLLLGRWSTPEGKPGRAVRNTGQLPQYLVENAIPAIIDRDTFTAVQTEIARRRELGARANWSIETVALTSKIKCVSCDCSFVRNVRNPKTQNSISTEHWICTERKKGRKTGCGTCEISDTALKGFIARVLGIEAFDEDVFTERIDHIDVQGKDRYTFHYTDGTSSSHTWRPNLKKSSWTPVRKAAWGELVRTRWAEAKRLGLDNPRQAPTPPEALAKYRAVAKAEAERLRAERGER, encoded by the coding sequence GTGGCAGCGTATGCCCGCATCAGCATGGAAACCGAACGCACACCGCTGAGTTTGTCCACCCAAGTTTCCTACTACCAGCAACTCATTCACGACACTCCCGGTTGGACGTTCGCCGGAGTGTTCGCCGATTCTGGAATCTCTGGAACCACCACACATCGACCCCAGTTCCAAGAAATGCTGGCCCTTGCCCGGGAAGGGGCAATCGACCTGATCCTCACCAAGTCGATCTCGCGATTCGCTCGCAACACCGTCGACCTGCTCGAAACCGTCCGCGAGCTGAAAGACCTCGGGGTGGAGGTGCGATTCGAAAAAGAGAACATCTCCTCAACCAGCGCTGACGGAGAACTCATGCTCACCCTGCTGGCCTCTTTCGCGCAGGCAGAATCAGAGCAAATCAGCCAAAACGTCAAGTGGCGTATCTGGAAAGGCTTCGAAGAAGGAAAAGCGAACGGCTTCCACCTGTACGGTTACACCGACTCCGCTGACGGCACCGACGTCCAGATCATCGAAGAAGAAGCAGCCGTGGTGCGCTGGATATTCGACCAGTACATGAAGAAGATCTCGTGCGAAAAGATGGCCGCGCAGCTCATCGCCGACGGCAGGGTTCCACACCTGGCTGACAACAAGTTGCCCGGCGAATGGGTCCGTCACATCCTGAAGAACCCGCACTACACCGGCGACCTCCTGTTAGGGCGATGGTCCACTCCGGAGGGTAAGCCTGGACGAGCAGTGCGCAACACCGGCCAGTTGCCGCAATACCTGGTGGAAAACGCGATCCCCGCGATCATCGACCGCGACACCTTCACCGCTGTACAAACCGAGATCGCTCGACGTCGCGAGCTCGGTGCCCGCGCGAATTGGTCCATCGAAACTGTGGCGTTGACGTCGAAGATCAAATGCGTGTCCTGCGATTGCTCGTTTGTGCGCAACGTACGCAATCCGAAAACCCAAAACTCGATCTCCACCGAGCATTGGATCTGCACCGAACGCAAGAAAGGCCGCAAAACCGGATGCGGCACCTGCGAGATCTCTGACACGGCACTCAAAGGCTTCATCGCCCGAGTCCTGGGTATCGAGGCCTTCGACGAGGACGTGTTCACCGAGCGTATCGACCACATCGACGTGCAGGGAAAAGACCGCTACACGTTCCACTACACCGATGGCACCAGCAGCTCGCACACGTGGCGACCAAACCTGAAGAAGAGCTCGTGGACCCCAGTAAGAAAAGCCGCCTGGGGTGAACTCGTGCGTACTCGCTGGGCCGAAGCCAAAAGGCTCGGGTTGGACAACCCACGGCAAGCACCAACACCACCAGAAGCGCTGGCGAAGTACCGGGCCGTGGCCAAGGCAGAGGCTGAGCGGCTGCGCGCCGAGCGAGGCGAACGCTAA
- a CDS encoding recombinase family protein, giving the protein MARTVTAIPATRALHTGAPLGQTTLRRVAGYARVSTDHDDQVTSYEAQVDYYTRYISDHAGWQFVKVYTDEGITGTSTKHRAGFQQMVTDALDGKIDLIITKSVSRFARNTVDSLTTVRALKDKGVEVFFEKEGIWTFDAKGELLITIMSSLAQEEARSISENVTWGHRKRFADGKVTVPYSRFLGYDKGEDGSLVINPEQAKTVRRIYNMYLGGMSIGTIARTLTDEPETFTAAGNKTWYYQSIRAILTNEKYKGDALLQKSYIADYLTKRQVINQGEVPQYYVTASHEAIISPAVWDFVQAEIAKGARDQRTQHRTRPFSSTFECGQCGHFFGSKTWHAGSKYEKVIWRCGHKYAGQEKCATGTSAINDSRTCFLRPFAFDSAHRPTQVSTKPFSTPSTRVTWRLRPPGFSLRSMRWPKSSNR; this is encoded by the coding sequence ATGGCCCGCACCGTCACAGCAATCCCCGCCACCCGAGCGCTCCACACTGGTGCTCCACTTGGACAAACAACCCTGCGCAGGGTCGCCGGGTATGCCCGCGTGTCCACCGACCACGACGATCAGGTCACGTCCTACGAAGCCCAAGTCGACTACTACACCCGCTACATCAGCGACCACGCAGGCTGGCAGTTCGTGAAGGTCTATACCGATGAAGGCATCACCGGCACCTCAACCAAACACCGCGCCGGATTCCAGCAGATGGTGACCGACGCGCTCGACGGCAAGATCGACCTGATCATCACCAAGAGCGTGTCCCGTTTCGCCCGCAACACCGTCGACTCGCTCACCACCGTTCGAGCGCTCAAAGACAAAGGCGTGGAGGTCTTCTTCGAGAAAGAAGGCATCTGGACCTTCGACGCAAAGGGCGAGCTCCTCATCACCATCATGAGCTCGCTGGCGCAAGAAGAAGCCCGCTCCATCTCCGAAAACGTCACCTGGGGGCACCGCAAACGCTTCGCCGACGGCAAGGTCACCGTCCCATACTCTCGGTTCCTCGGATACGACAAAGGTGAAGACGGCAGCCTCGTCATCAACCCCGAGCAAGCCAAAACTGTGCGCCGGATCTACAACATGTACTTAGGTGGCATGTCCATCGGAACGATCGCCCGCACCCTCACCGACGAACCAGAGACCTTCACCGCTGCAGGCAACAAGACCTGGTATTACCAATCCATACGAGCGATTCTCACCAACGAGAAATACAAGGGTGACGCCCTCCTGCAGAAGTCGTACATCGCTGACTACCTGACGAAACGTCAAGTCATCAACCAAGGCGAAGTACCCCAGTACTACGTCACCGCCAGCCATGAGGCGATCATCAGCCCGGCAGTGTGGGACTTCGTCCAAGCCGAAATAGCTAAAGGCGCTAGGGATCAGCGAACCCAGCATCGCACCCGCCCCTTCTCGTCGACCTTCGAGTGCGGCCAGTGTGGGCACTTCTTCGGCTCGAAAACCTGGCACGCGGGCAGTAAGTACGAAAAGGTCATCTGGCGGTGCGGCCACAAATACGCAGGCCAGGAAAAATGCGCCACAGGCACATCAGCGATCAACGACTCAAGGACATGTTTCTTAAGGCCATTCGCCTTCGATTCGGCTCATCGACCGACACAGGTGTCAACCAAGCCGTTCTCGACGCCCTCGACACGAGTGACCTGGAGGTTGAGGCCGCCGGGCTTCTCGCTCAGATCAATGAGGTGGCCAAAAAGCTCCAATCGATGA